One window of the Diospyros lotus cultivar Yz01 chromosome 12, ASM1463336v1, whole genome shotgun sequence genome contains the following:
- the LOC127814030 gene encoding protein DETOXIFICATION 49-like: protein MCKSSSSPLPELPLEEHEGETFNLLKPHHKQQQEEQIPNESHLSLSISEAKCIANIALPMILTGVLLYSRSMISMLFLSRLGELSLAGGALAVGFANITGYSILSGLAMGMEPICGQAFGASRLKLLGLTLQRTIILLLLTSVPIAFLWLNMKKILLFCGQEDEIASRAQDYIFYSLPDLLAQSLLHPLRIYLRTQSITLPLTICAAFAILLHIPINYFLVSVLKLGIKGVALSGAWTNFNLVATLIIYIIVSGVYEQTWNGFSSECLKGWKQLINLAVPSCISVCLEWWWYEIMILLCGLLANPKATVASMGILIQTTALIYIFPSSLSFGVSTRVGNELGANRPRKAKLAAIVGLSSSFMLGFSALTFSIMVRKVWATIFTQDAEIITLTSMVLPIIGLCEIGNCPQTTGCGVLRGTARPKMGANINLSCFYFVGMPVAVCLSFFAGFGFRGLWLGLFAAQGSCMVTMLFMLIRTDWEHQARRARVLTGTIGIGGEANGSDERESRDSLNSFDSIKIDDSLV, encoded by the coding sequence ATGTGTaaatcatcttcttctcctcttcccgAACTTCCCTTGGAAGAACATGAAGGCGAGACGTTCAATCTCTTGAAGCCTCATCATAAGCAGCAGCAGGAAGAACAAATTCCCAATGAATCCCATCTCTCCCTGAGCATTTCCGAAGCCAAATGCATAGCCAACATAGCCCTTCCCATGATACTAACCGGCGTTCTACTCTACTCTCGTTCCATGATCTCCATGCTTTTCCTCAGCCGTCTTGGCGAGCTTTCTCTTGCCGGCGGAGCCCTCGCCGTCGGGTTCGCCAACATCACTGGCTACTCCATCCTCTCTGGACTCGCCATGGGAATGGAACCCATTTGTGGCCAAGCTTTCGGAGCCTCAAGGCTGAAGCTTCTCGGCCTCACCTTGCAGAGAACaatcattcttcttctcttgactTCGGTCCCCATAGCTTTCCTTTGGCTCAACATGAAGAAAATCTTGCTCTTTTGCGGCCAAGAAGATGAAATTGCAAGCCGAGCTCAAGACTACATTTTTTACTCTCTTCCTGACCTTTTGGCGCAATCTCTTCTCCACCCTTTACGAATCTACCTTCGAACGCAATCGATCACGCTTCCTCTAACAATTTGCGCGGCTTTTGCCATTCTTCTTCACATTCCCATCAATTACTTTCTAGTTTCGGTTCTGAAATTGGGAATCAAAGGAGTGGCTTTAAGCGGAGCGTGGACGAACTTCAATCTCGTGGCGACGTTGATAATATACATTATAGTCTCTGGCGTTTACGAGCAAACTTGGAATGGGTTCTCTTCAGAGTGCTTGAAAGGCTGGAAACAGCTCATCAATCTAGCGGTTCCCAGCTGCATTTCAGTGTGCCTTGAATGGTGGTGGTACGAAATCATGATTTTGCTTTGTGGGTTGCTGGCAAACCCTAAAGCAACCGTGGCATCCATGGGAATTCTGATCCAAACCACAGCTTTGATCTACATTTTCCCATCTTCTCTTAGCTTTGGAGTGTCAACAAGGGTTGGAAACGAACTGGGCGCCAACCGGCCCCGGAAGGCGAAACTCGCCGCCATCGTCGGCCTCTCTTCCAGCTTCATGCTGGGATTTTCAGCACTAACATTTTCCATCATGGTAAGAAAAGTTTGGGCCACCATATTCACTCAAGATGCAGAGATTATCACTTTAACATCGATGGTTTTACCCATAATCGGACTCTGTGAGATCGGGAACTGCCCACAAACAACAGGCTGCGGCGTTTTGAGGGGAACGGCGCGGCCAAAAATGGGTGCAAACATCAATCTCAGCTGCTTTTACTTTGTGGGTATGCCGGTTGCGGTGTGTCTGAGCTTCTTCGCCGGCTTCGGCTTCCGGGGACTGTGGCTAGGGCTTTTCGCCGCTCAGGGTTCGTGCATGGTGACCATGTTGTTCATGCTGATTCGAACAGACTGGGAGCATCAAGCCCGCAGAGCTAGAGTTCTTACTGGAACTATAGGAATTGGCGGTGAGGCCAATGGTTCGGATGAACGAGAAAGTAGGGATTCTTTGAATTCTTTCGATAGTATAAAGATTGATGATTCACTTGTTTAG